A segment of the Toxotes jaculatrix isolate fToxJac2 chromosome 2, fToxJac2.pri, whole genome shotgun sequence genome:
actgcaTACAAACCCATGTACAGAACAGAAATGACAGGAAAGCTTCAAATGAAGACATGACACAACACAACTGTGTTCCTTGTTTTCCACAGTCATACCACATAAAGAGTCTCCAGGGTAATGAACAATGAACATTTGAACCCAACGTGGTGGCAAAGATTGGGTTTGTCTGCGTTTCTCAGCAGATTTGAATTGAGCTGTGTTCAAAAGCCAAACCGAGGTAAAGTGACATGTTATTGTGAAAAGCACTCATTAGAAATCCTAATAACGGCATGTCTCATCTGTCATGTCATTTAAAACGAGGCTGCTGAGAGAGACGCAGTGTGAGCCAGTATGAACCAGTTGTTTTGccagattagaaaaaaaaaaaaaaaaaaatatgtgaagtCTCAGTCTGCTTTCATGAAATGCTTTCATTATTATGTCTGACTTCAATCACAACCATAATTAGCACCCTGGCCTTTTAAGTCAAATCAAAGGAAAATGGAATATTTAAGCCACACACATCATTTTGTCGCagagtaaaaatgaaaacaggtttttaatgaatttattCGTTTCTTTTAAATGCTCTTGGCAAAAGTTCTCCTTTGCGTGGAAACAGAGAGTAACTGCAACCACTTTACTTTCCATATCTGAGTAGAGTTTAGAAACACTGTTGTAGTGGTTTTCACATTTTCTACTTTCTCTTGAGCTCGTACTCAGGAACTCAAGTACAGACACTGTACGTGTGGCAGTGGGTGGATGGGAAAACTGAAATCTCAACCCTTTTTGTATGAAAGCCACTGCTAACCACATTTCATGCTGCTGACTAAAGTTTCAGTCCAGTGGGGCTATTGTTCAAACTCTGTGTGTCTCGTTTAGTCATGTGGCTTCTTGGATCTCCGGTACATGAAGCCATTGAGTGTAGGATGTACAGCATCTCTTGTACAGTTACAAAGCCACACTGCTAAACCAAGCACAGTCTGTGTTctgggaaaatgaagaaaaaagaaaacacaataacGACTATACTGATCTGAGGAAGTCACTGTATTATATTTGACCTGACACACTCTGCTTTGTATTCACGCTCCACTGttctcagtctgtctgaatTAAGCTGTTTAATTTAAAAGCGCCAATATCCTCGTTCTAACAGCTCCTCCACCTCTAATTTCTCAGATCCAGACAACAGAGTGTTGCATTAAAAGTGTGTAAGTGTTGGTGCCGCTGACTGAACACAGGTTTACCGGAGTTTTCAGGTGCTTGTGTGAGTCTACTCAGagcatttcctcctctgtgggAGTGTGTTTCATAATGATATTTCTCCCTCATGTGGACTGTATTCAAAGGGCTCTGTGCCATGTACTATGTGCTTTGAAATGCTTTGAACCTTCTCAGCACGCACTGAATCAGCATCATGActgtctaaagaaaaaaaaaaaacaccctcttCCAAAAAAATCTGCGTCATGAAGAACATCATGAAAATTTGATAGATTTTCACCAAACAGCTGATGTTTTTGTGGCAATCACGCTTCATACATAGGTATTAAAATTGAGATTACTAATTTGTTGCTCACTGTTACATTTGTCTACATAATTTAAGAAGACAATTTGGGTGCAGACATAATATTTGAGTACAAGCATGAGGGGCAAATATTCCTCCTGTCCTTCTTTTGTTGGTGGTAGAAGTATTTTGTTCTTGAAGTGTTTAATTCTGCAGCATCCCAACGCGCTCAGCTCCTGGATCTCACATTGAAGTGGCTCCCTCTAGTGATTATAGCGACCACTCACACATGCTCTGTTTCTTCCTTTACCAGGGTACGTGCTCCCAGATGTGCTACAACATCTTCATTGTGGAGACGGTGTGTGTGGCCTGGTTCTCACTGGAGTTCACCCTGCGCTTCATTCAAGATCGCAGCAAGCTGACCTTCCTCAGGCAGCCCCTGAACCTGATAGATGTGGTGGCCATCCTGCCGTACTACATCACTCTGCTGGTGGACAGCACCTCCAAAGGGGAGAAGCGTCTGGGCTCTGGCAGCAGCTACTTGGACAAAGTGGGCTTGGTGCTGCGTGTCCTGAGAGCCCTGCGAATCCTCTATGTGATGCGGCTAGCTCGCCACTCGCTGGGCCTGCAGACTCTGGGCCTGACAGCACGCCGCTGCACACGGGAGTTTGgactgctcctcctcttcctgtgtgtggCCATCGCGCTGTATTCCCCCTTGCTGTATTTGATTGAGAACGAAATGGCCACCACGCAGGAGTTCACCAGCATCCCTGCAACCTACTGGTGGGCTGtcatcaccatgacaacagtgGGCTACGGGGACATGGTGCCAAGGAGCATCCCGGGGCAGGTGGTGGCTCTGAGCAGCATCCTGAGCGGGATCCTCCTCATGGCCTTCCCCGTCACCTCCATCTTCCACACCTTCTCGAGGTCGTACGTGGAGCtgaagcaggagcagcagaggctgctgcagaggaggacaCACTTTCTGCTGCGGAGCCGCATGGCCGGCCTGGGCAGCAACCTCTCCTTAGAGAGTGATATGCTCTTCCCCATAGGGTCTTCTGACACCAGAGACATGGATGACTGAGACCGTTGGACGGGAGTGGACAGAAAAGACTCAGAGTAGGACAGAAGGATAAGAAGTGAGTGAGGTTGCAAAAGAGGTGTGAAGGTGTGAAGACGAGAGGGAGATAAAGACATTATCCGAGGAACAGATAGAAAGGTGGAGAGAGAAGTCTCTATAAACAAGctacagaggagaaaagggacTTTTTTCTTCCCAGAAATGCAGCCTTGGTGTGTAGCAGTGAACTTTTGATTCAAAATGAAGAATCCACAAAGAAGGAAACGAGGATGAGGAGAGGctcagaagtaaaaaaaattaattatctCTGGATAaaaagcattattattattattataccaTGGTCACAGAATTTCAAATATAAGTCAAAAACTATACTCAACCCTCATTAAAACTATTCAAGCATACAAATTATCTATATTACAGTAGTCCTATGCTGGAATGCCTTTTAATTCAGATGTGAAATATGTGAATTGACACAAGAAATAACTAAAGAGCACAAGCACCGCATCCTCATGATCCAACAGCATAGTGTTGCTTTTCACCTCTGATTAGATGTTGTCATGGATTTGTTGATGTCGTGTGCTCCTGGGAGCTGAGCAGCAGGACTTAATGGGAAACGCTCTCTGCTTTTGTTCAGTCCCAAAGGTTAAATGGAATTTCAATCTAAGCTAAAATGTGACCCTCAGTCCACTGATTTATTTTACGAATGACTGCGCAAACTCTTAATATTCCCCCTCTCTGGCTAATTATGACGTGTTAattgtccttcttcttctccttgaGGTTCCATATGCAGTTTTTGAATACTTTTGGACATTTGGAAGATAGCATTATTGTGCTTGTAATTACTGCAGTTGCTGTGCATAGCTGTTTCTAATTTATTTCTCTCCTTAAAGTGGATTTaaactgaaatctgtcttttgtGCTCATCATTGTTTCATTGttgcttctcattttaactttaactttattaCCCCGGAGCGAACGCGGTTTGCAGTGTCTGCACAAAATTGAACAATTGAACAATGTCACTGACAGCGTATATGGTGTCATGACACGCAGCCAGAATGGAAATAGTTCAGCAATGAACAATACACAACACCACACAGCACCACCACCCCTGCAGTGCTCATACAAGAACAGGACGTCCATATAAGAAACTGATGCTAGCTTAATTCTTCTTATTTCTCCAATCCTCAAAGACTTTTTTAACCATCTGGATTGCTGCACAAAAAAATGGATTGTTTTAGCCGTTTTTCAGGCTGTGCCTCTGTTTCCTAATCCAAACAAAGAAGGTGGCCACAAAATGACAGATCTCCTTTCTCAGTTATATTGGAAAGTTGTTTCTTTccaatatttgacattttcatacATGACATAACATATTATTTACCATGCAACAgacacaatatttttttttaaatccagattTTAGAAGTCTTTAGAAGGATTGTGTTGTGAAAGAGTAAGTTAACTGgccttcttgttttttttctgggtatttattttttaaaagatcagCCCTGTGACTTCAATGTGATGgtaaaacatgagaaaaactgCAGACCGTGCGGCACCACAGGGTGCTGCCAGTGGTGGAATGCAGCTGAGCACATTAGTATAATTTATAAAGTACTATAAAGTACTTGctctttacttgagtatttccttTTTCTGCTACTTTAGCCCTCTGTGTCACTCATCCAtcacttttgatactttaagtatattCTGCTGATAATGCTGTACTTACATTTTAAGGGATTCAGGGATTTTACTTGTAACTGAGCTTTTGCATTGTGCCCTTGTACCTTAGTAAAGGATGTGAGTACTTCTTCCGCCACTGGGTGCTGctatgacccccccccccccccccccccccccgggcCCCCCAGTGCTGCAACGCATGGACACGCTATCTCATTTGAACAGTAGGTGGCAGCATTGTGGCGGCAAAGGGGAATGGGACTCCAGGGACGCTTATCAAACATGATCTCTGATTCTTATCACAAAATGATCAGCAATAGGAAGAAGTAGTCCCGTTTCTTTTGGTTTCAGGGGTTTAATTAATCGTAATTTTCCCACATTGTGTCTACAGTAGATAGCTCTGAATTGAGGCCAACGCCTTGAATCTGAATTTTAACACAATCAAAAAACTAAGCACTGACTTTCGGTTCAGCACCGACATCCCTTTGACAcaaaatctaaaacaaaaatCGAAACCTGCCACATAAATAACTTTACGCCGAGCCACGTTTGAAGCTGCACTCTCGGTCTGGGAGGGGCTTCCATGAAACGCCATTCAGCTAAATCACAGGTCAATTATGCGTAAAACAGTCCCACCAATCAGAGTGTGACAATAGGCTGAAGTCTCCACCCCTGCTCGCCTCTATCGCATCCCAGTGTTTTGGTCCTGATTTGGTGCTCCTGCGCTGAAGCTGCCTGTCGGTCACTGCCACACAGAAAAAGCCAGAGTTATATGTATTTACCAGACCGTTCAGATCCTCGGATCTCTCTGCTTTAGCGCGGCTGATTTAGCCTTTAagtgaatgagaaaatgttttcttagcTCCGGAGGTTTTCCCCGTCATGACCTCCCCGGGCCGCCCCTCCAGTTGAATGGGATCCCTCATCGCGTCTCTGTCGCTCGTTTTGGCACCGACCGTCTCTGCTTCCTGCTCCAAAGCCCCGGTTTTAGGACCTGCGAGCTGTTGGTGTCTCTGATCAGTTCATTCATGGTTTGATGCGAAGTCCGCCTGTGTGATCGGAAGAGAAGAGACGACGCCAAATCTCCGGTAACCTGCGCGTCAGGGTGAGTAACCTAAACTTGTTATGTGAGTGCGAGTTACTTCGGCAGTGACAGGCGGACACACAGGGGTTCACCGACACATCAGTGTGGAGCGTAATACGCATGCATGACCTAAATTTACCCTGAACTTCTTGCTCCGTGTGGAGGGTGTTTGCAAATATAACagcttttattattaatttccTGCAGCTGTagttttcttactttttaatTCACTGAAATCACCGGTTACAACTGTACCAGTCTGAGAGTTACAGTGACTCAGTAGAGCTTTTGTAAAACACAATCTGCAGTCAGAGATTTGGTCTACATACTGTACTACACGGTCCCTTGTCTGCGGTACTTTTGGGAGCCATACAGAGCTTCATCACGCAGCCCTTTCCACTGAGCACATCCTCGGTTTGAAGAGAAATGGCTCCCTGGGTGGAAGCCCTCACAAGACAAACTGAAACTTGGCAGCTGCGGTCGCTCTGCAGTCGGAGGTTTTATGGGCTACCTGCTGAACTTGACTGTTCCACAGTACGCGTAGTAGTTTCAACGTGAcatgcgtgttttttttttttgcttgttcaCTCTGAAGGCCACAGATTTTCCTTCCCAGGATCCCACACACTTTAAAGACATGGCTGTCATATGCTTAGGATTAGTCTCTCCCACTCAACATGACTCAAAggcccaaatattgactctaaTGTGGTGGCAACTATTAATAGAAAAGACTAGGTATGCACAGACCTCAGTGTAATTGTATAGTCTGTAATTTGTCCTCGAACATACAGATTCAGTCCATTTCCGTTCACATTGTTTGTGTCTTAACATTACGACCATTCACTGGCCTGTATGCACTGTACACATCGGTCCTGACTCTGCTGACCCTGCTGACCCAGGACCAGGACTGTGTGACACTTTTTCTGTCACGATATTTGAGATATAACTCTTTTTACAGCCTTTGTGCTCTcggtgcacgcacacacgcacacttaaACCAGCTGTACCActatttgttgtgtgttgtcgCAGCTTTTTGATCTGCCTGAAACCTAAATATTTAGTATAAACCCCAcaagttgtttttctctgtctcagtaaTCCTTTATGAAATTTGAAACATTTCTCCAGTGACATATTTCTGAAGGACATccatagttttgttttgttttttttttgtttgtttaggaAAATGAAATTGCTGTTATATTTGATTATCAGTAGTGCATTAGATTAATCCTCTGCAGATTTTGCCTGTTTTCCTGAAGGAATTAGGATGTTTGGTAGCGAACAGGCAAAAACATATTATCCCATGGATTCAATATCCTTAAATTTAATATTAGGTCAGTGACATGCAAACTGATGCTGGGGATGAAGCCCTGTTGCGTGTAATCATCCTGGGGCATGCATgatgcccttttttttttttttttttttttttaatcatacatACTCTACTGCTCAGTTCACGTATCAAACATGGTCTCGGGGGGGATTTATGGTTCATGATAAATGCTTTCACTGAGTGTAAAGCCAAGACAAATGCTGCCCGTTTCACCAGGCTATTAGCATGCATTCTACACCAGGCGAGGCAGCCAACCAGTGAGCGAGAAGTGTTTCTCAAAGTGGTACGAGATGGTTCATTGTACTTTCTAACTGCCAGATTTCAGGCTCCGCAGAGGGAACCTAATGCTCCTTGGAATCCCATGAATGCCTTCCAGTGAAAGCTGTAGATGTTTATGTCAGCTCCAATGAGATTGGTGGAAAGTGGCTCTTGAGGCCCGAAATTCCTGCTAATTGGCAACGTGGCTGTGGACTGGCCCCTTTGTTCCTTCTTATACTGGAGTGGTCTGTCTGTCAGGGTGATACACTGGGCTTGGCGTCAATGAGCTGCTTGTTTCCGCAGCTATCTGGCCCCGGAGAATCAGCAGCTTTAAGACAAGTCACTTCCACTTTCAAAAATTGCCTTTGTGCACCTAttcagaaagatggagagggacCAGTGAGGGGTGGTCTGCAAAGAGACTGTTTCTCAAGGCTGCCAGCCAAGCGTTTTGATAGCGATGTGTATATTTGCCTATGTACTTAACTGCACTGAAGTGAACTGAGCAGTTGCGTTAAACAGACTCCACTGTAGCTGGCAGTTTGCTGAGTTCATCATTTGGTCGAGCACGTGTCCCGCTTTCCTTTAGGTCAGATGAGGATTAATTGGCACTCATCACTGAGGACATATTGTAATTGTTTATGATATCATAAAAAGGAATTAGCTGACTGACCAGATGAACAGACGTAAAAAGAAGGGCTGGCAAACTGCCTGATGGGGGATGTGGGTAAGTGAGTCGGGGGCCATGGCTCTAGtcgtagtagtagtagttgttgtAGTAGCGTGCCACTTCTTTGTTGAAATAACACACTATTCCCTTTTGGCTTTGGAGCActtgacaaacaaaacacttgtcTGATGCCAACATCAACCCCTCTTCAGTTAGCAAATGAGATATGCGATATACTccaaagggagagacagagagggattGTATACACGAAAGGGGGGCATGAGATTTGTGATGGCTTCCTGCTGACAAACGCCTTTGAATTTTTCATGTGGCCGATACTAAACTTCTGTTGCTCTGGCCCAGATTTAGTGCTAATTAGTGCCCAGCTACATTCAAGGGCGTACGGCTGAGCATGGGAATGCCAGTGCCACCTGttctctcactcttcctttCTGCCTCATGCCTCTCACATCTTTAACAGGCTTTATCTGTCTATCTCCCTCTGTTTAGGCTTAATGTGTCAGTGGCCTAGTTTTCTGCCAGTCATTGTTGTCTTCTTTTTGGCGTACGCAGCCATTAACCTAAAGGTTGTGCGTTTCACTTCCATGTAAATTCTGCCTTAAAGCCCGTGCTGTATTATATTGCTGCCGGGATTAGTGACCACAGGAGGGAAATGGATGTACGCGCTGTACAAACACGAAACCACAAAGCTGTCCATTGCAGCCTGTGAAGGCAGTTGAATGATAAGGATGCAGAACTGAAGCGCTCTGACATATCTCCCCGAGCTTTATGTCAGAGGGGCCTGTGCTTGATGGCCATTTGAATGAAGTATCTGATAGTGGTTtgatacagacaaacagaggagggCTTGTATCCTCCCAGGATCCCTGGCCACTTCCTGTCCCTCCGCTCTGGGAATGGGCCAGGGTGACACAGGCCACTCATCTCCACTCAATCCACCCACTGTTGCCTCTGTGGAAAAGCGATCACTCTCACACCCTCATTCCCATCGCTCCGTGCACATTTCTTGTGACAGGAAAAGCGTCTTTGGCATTTAGAAAGATGCCTCTATGTGTGGCTTTGTGTAGGCGCAGCTGTGCGAGCCCGGTCAGGATGATGAGATGCTGGGAAGAGCACAGGCTGCTCTCCCCGCACTTAAAACGTGAGCCTCCCCGTCCTCGGAGAATCGCAGCCATATATATGTTGACATGGGAGTTTTTATTCAGATCATGCACTCGCAGAGAGGATCAGCCCTGTCAAACTCAACCTCTCTCCCAGGCAGATGTTATAATCTAACCAAACCCAGATAACACAGATGTGTTCGTGTGGAATTTCTTCAACAAAAACTGCATTAAAGGATGTGGACACACTACAtgatttcatttcttctcaCATGACACATTGAAAAGCAGAATCGGACTAAAGAGTGACTGGACAGACATTTGCCTGAATTTAATTATTACTGTAGGAACCACAGTCATTTGTGTCACTACACAAATGACTCGTTTAAAACTGAACCAGTAAGTCTATTGATCGCAGTCTACCTAAAATTGATCTGCAGCTATTATGATAA
Coding sequences within it:
- the kcng1 gene encoding potassium voltage-gated channel subfamily G member 1 — translated: MTLLAGDGSDYDYSALSCASDTSLNPPPIQEEEARKGAFYQRAQRAPELSASHSNAPLSSARKLHAIINVGGLRYQLPWTTLEDFPLSRLGQLHLCSSFDEIMRICDDYDVTHNEFFFDRSPCAFRTILTFLRAGKLRSLREMCALSFREELLYWGVPEESLEWCCRRRLLQRLEEFEAMERAEEEEQLLDDLLDSDSGHREHAAESRVSRCMGKLRDMVERPHSGLPGKIFACLSVLFVTITAINLSISTMPAMREEEEAGTCSQMCYNIFIVETVCVAWFSLEFTLRFIQDRSKLTFLRQPLNLIDVVAILPYYITLLVDSTSKGEKRLGSGSSYLDKVGLVLRVLRALRILYVMRLARHSLGLQTLGLTARRCTREFGLLLLFLCVAIALYSPLLYLIENEMATTQEFTSIPATYWWAVITMTTVGYGDMVPRSIPGQVVALSSILSGILLMAFPVTSIFHTFSRSYVELKQEQQRLLQRRTHFLLRSRMAGLGSNLSLESDMLFPIGSSDTRDMDD